One genomic segment of Rhinolophus sinicus isolate RSC01 linkage group LG11, ASM3656204v1, whole genome shotgun sequence includes these proteins:
- the VPS4A gene encoding vacuolar protein sorting-associated protein 4A isoform X1: protein MTTSTLQKAIDLVTKATEEDKAKNYEEALRLYQHAVEYFLHAIKYEAHSDKAKESIRAKCMQYLDRAEKLKDYLRNKEKHGKKPVKENQSESKGSDSDSEGDNPEKKKLQEQLMGAVVMEKPNIRWNDVAGLEGAKEALKEAVILPIKFPHLFTGKRTPWRGILLFGPPGTGKSYLAKAVATEANNSTFFSVSSSDLMSKWLGESEKLVKNLFELARQHKPSIIFIDEVDSLCGSRNENESEAARRIKTEFLVQMQGVGNNNDGTLVLGATNIPWVLDSAIRRRFEKRIYIPLPEEAARAQMFRLHLGSTPHNLTEANIHELARKTEGYSGADISIIVRDSLMQPVRKVQSATHFKKVCGPSRTNPSVMIDDLLTPCSPGDPGAIEMTWMDVPGDKLLEPVVCMSDMLRSLATTRPTVNADDLLKVKKFSEDFGQES, encoded by the exons ATGACAACGTCAACCCTCCAG AAAGCCATTGACTTGGTGACCAAAGCCACAGAAGAGGATAAAGCCAAGAATTATGAAGAGGCACTCCGGCTGTACCAGCACGCCGTGGAGTATTTCCTACACGCTATCAAAT atgaggcaCACAGCGACAAGGCCAAGGAGAGCATTCGAGCCAAGTGCATGCAGTACCTAGACCGGGCAGAGAAGCTGAAGGATTATTTACGGAACAAAGAGAAGCACGGCAAGAAGCCAGTCAAAGAGAATCAGAGTGAGAGCAAGGG CAGTGATAGTGACAGCGAAGGGGATAATCCAGAGAAAAAGAAGCTGCAAGAACAACTTATGG GTGCTGTCGTGATGGAGAAGCCCAACATTCGGTGGAATGATgtggctgggctggagggggCCAAGGAGGCCCTCAAAGAAGCTGTCATTTTGCCAATTAAATTCCCACACTTGTTCACAG GCAAGCGTACCCCTTGGCGAGGGATACTGCTCTTTGGACCCCCTGGCACAGGGAAATCCTACCTGGCAAAAGCGGTGGCAACAGAGGCCAACAACTCCAccttcttctctgtgtcctccTCAGACTTGATGTCTAAGTGGTTGGGGGAGAGTGAGAA GCTGGTCAAGAACCTGTTTGAGCTGGCCAGGCAGCACAAGCCGTCCATCATCTTCATCGATGAGGTGGATTCCCTCTGTGGATCCCGCAACGAAAATGAGAGCGAGGCTGCCCGAAGGATCAAAACGGAGTTCCTGGTCCAGATGCAGG GGGTGGGGAATAACAACGATGGGACTTTGGTTCTCGGTGCCACAAATATCCCATGGGTGTTGGATTCGGCCATTAGAAGGAG GTTTGAAAAGCGGATTTACATCCCGTTGCCGGAGGAGGCCGCCCGTGCCCAGATGTTCCGGTTGCATCTGGGTAGCACGCCCCACAACCTCACGGAAGCCAATATCCACGAGCTGGCCCGAAAGACAGAAGGCTACTCAGGTGCAGACATCAGCATCATCGTGCGGGACTCCCTCATGCAGCCCGTTCGAAAAGTACAGTCAGCAACACACTTCAAGAAG GTCTGTGGTCCTTCCCGCACCAACCCCAGCGTTATGATCGACGACCTCCTGACCCCATGCTCGCCAGGGGACCCAGGGGCCATAGAGATGACTTGGATGGATGTCCCTGGTGACAAACTCTTAGAGCCTGTGGTTTGCATG TCGGACATGCTCCGGTCTTTGGCCACCACCCGGCCTACTGTGAATGCAGATGACCTCCTGAAAGTGAAGAAATTCTCAGAGGACTTTGGACAAGAGAGTTAA
- the VPS4A gene encoding vacuolar protein sorting-associated protein 4A isoform X2, with translation MTTSTLQKAIDLVTKATEEDKAKNYEEALRLYQHAVEYFLHAIKYEAHSDKAKESIRAKCMQYLDRAEKLKDYLRNKEKHGKKPVKENQSESKGDSDSEGDNPEKKKLQEQLMGAVVMEKPNIRWNDVAGLEGAKEALKEAVILPIKFPHLFTGKRTPWRGILLFGPPGTGKSYLAKAVATEANNSTFFSVSSSDLMSKWLGESEKLVKNLFELARQHKPSIIFIDEVDSLCGSRNENESEAARRIKTEFLVQMQGVGNNNDGTLVLGATNIPWVLDSAIRRRFEKRIYIPLPEEAARAQMFRLHLGSTPHNLTEANIHELARKTEGYSGADISIIVRDSLMQPVRKVQSATHFKKVCGPSRTNPSVMIDDLLTPCSPGDPGAIEMTWMDVPGDKLLEPVVCMSDMLRSLATTRPTVNADDLLKVKKFSEDFGQES, from the exons ATGACAACGTCAACCCTCCAG AAAGCCATTGACTTGGTGACCAAAGCCACAGAAGAGGATAAAGCCAAGAATTATGAAGAGGCACTCCGGCTGTACCAGCACGCCGTGGAGTATTTCCTACACGCTATCAAAT atgaggcaCACAGCGACAAGGCCAAGGAGAGCATTCGAGCCAAGTGCATGCAGTACCTAGACCGGGCAGAGAAGCTGAAGGATTATTTACGGAACAAAGAGAAGCACGGCAAGAAGCCAGTCAAAGAGAATCAGAGTGAGAGCAAGGG TGATAGTGACAGCGAAGGGGATAATCCAGAGAAAAAGAAGCTGCAAGAACAACTTATGG GTGCTGTCGTGATGGAGAAGCCCAACATTCGGTGGAATGATgtggctgggctggagggggCCAAGGAGGCCCTCAAAGAAGCTGTCATTTTGCCAATTAAATTCCCACACTTGTTCACAG GCAAGCGTACCCCTTGGCGAGGGATACTGCTCTTTGGACCCCCTGGCACAGGGAAATCCTACCTGGCAAAAGCGGTGGCAACAGAGGCCAACAACTCCAccttcttctctgtgtcctccTCAGACTTGATGTCTAAGTGGTTGGGGGAGAGTGAGAA GCTGGTCAAGAACCTGTTTGAGCTGGCCAGGCAGCACAAGCCGTCCATCATCTTCATCGATGAGGTGGATTCCCTCTGTGGATCCCGCAACGAAAATGAGAGCGAGGCTGCCCGAAGGATCAAAACGGAGTTCCTGGTCCAGATGCAGG GGGTGGGGAATAACAACGATGGGACTTTGGTTCTCGGTGCCACAAATATCCCATGGGTGTTGGATTCGGCCATTAGAAGGAG GTTTGAAAAGCGGATTTACATCCCGTTGCCGGAGGAGGCCGCCCGTGCCCAGATGTTCCGGTTGCATCTGGGTAGCACGCCCCACAACCTCACGGAAGCCAATATCCACGAGCTGGCCCGAAAGACAGAAGGCTACTCAGGTGCAGACATCAGCATCATCGTGCGGGACTCCCTCATGCAGCCCGTTCGAAAAGTACAGTCAGCAACACACTTCAAGAAG GTCTGTGGTCCTTCCCGCACCAACCCCAGCGTTATGATCGACGACCTCCTGACCCCATGCTCGCCAGGGGACCCAGGGGCCATAGAGATGACTTGGATGGATGTCCCTGGTGACAAACTCTTAGAGCCTGTGGTTTGCATG TCGGACATGCTCCGGTCTTTGGCCACCACCCGGCCTACTGTGAATGCAGATGACCTCCTGAAAGTGAAGAAATTCTCAGAGGACTTTGGACAAGAGAGTTAA